The Amycolatopsis mongoliensis genome includes a window with the following:
- a CDS encoding GNAT family N-acetyltransferase yields the protein MHVFLETERLIFRRFTENDADLLFELYDDPAVMKYLNGGQPADRTEIVTLDLPAFLGYYERFPGYGFWAAIEKSTGDFLGWFHFRPRPQDPPDEPELGYRLHQRAWGKGYGTEGSAALLAKGFTELGVRRVTAFTMTVNERSRRVMEKLGMTFVRTYFEEFPEHERAPGSEHGEVEYAITRDEWSAAARS from the coding sequence ATGCACGTATTCCTCGAAACCGAGCGGCTGATCTTCCGCCGGTTCACCGAGAACGACGCCGACTTGCTCTTCGAGCTCTACGACGACCCGGCCGTGATGAAGTACCTCAATGGGGGACAGCCGGCCGACCGCACCGAGATCGTCACGCTGGATCTTCCCGCGTTCCTCGGTTACTACGAGCGTTTCCCCGGTTACGGGTTCTGGGCGGCGATCGAGAAGAGCACCGGTGATTTCCTGGGGTGGTTCCATTTCCGCCCGCGCCCGCAGGACCCGCCGGACGAGCCGGAGCTGGGGTACCGGCTGCACCAGCGGGCCTGGGGCAAGGGCTACGGAACCGAAGGCTCGGCGGCGCTGCTCGCCAAGGGCTTCACGGAGCTGGGGGTCCGCCGCGTCACGGCGTTCACGATGACGGTGAACGAACGCTCGCGCCGCGTGATGGAGAAACTGGGGATGACGTTCGTCCGCACGTACTTCGAGGAGTTCCCGGAGCACGAGCGGGCGCCGGGCAGCGAACACGGCGAAGTCGAGTACGCGATCACCCGCGACGAGTGGTCTGCCGCAGCCCGGTCGTGA
- a CDS encoding Lrp/AsnC family transcriptional regulator, giving the protein MDELDSAIVRHLQEDARQTNREIARKVGIAPSTCLERIRLLRERGVIRGYHADIDLASLNRGVRALVAAQVRPLSRAVIDEFQRSISELPEVLSVYVTAGSDDFLIEVTTPDIDALHAFLADRLALRREIVGFRTSIVFRHLRKTTLGPLPPG; this is encoded by the coding sequence CTGGACGAACTTGATTCGGCGATCGTGCGGCACCTGCAGGAGGACGCCCGGCAGACCAACCGGGAGATCGCCCGGAAGGTCGGCATCGCGCCCTCGACGTGCCTCGAACGCATCCGGCTGCTGCGCGAGCGGGGCGTCATCCGCGGCTACCACGCCGACATCGACCTGGCGAGCCTCAACCGCGGCGTCCGGGCGCTCGTCGCGGCGCAGGTGCGGCCGCTGAGCCGGGCGGTCATCGACGAGTTCCAGCGGTCGATCTCGGAACTGCCGGAGGTGCTTTCGGTGTACGTGACCGCGGGCAGTGACGATTTCCTGATCGAAGTGACGACGCCCGACATCGACGCGCTGCACGCGTTCCTGGCCGACCGGCTGGCCCTGCGCCGGGAGATCGTCGGATTCCGGACGTCGATCGTTTTCCGTCACCTGCGCAAGACGACGCTTGGACCACTTCCGCCGGGGTAA
- a CDS encoding Glu/Leu/Phe/Val dehydrogenase dimerization domain-containing protein: protein MTAHEQLVARRGRRSGVTTMVAIHSTALGPAVGGCRLKPYADLTRAVDDVLRLSAAMTAKCAVAGLAFGGGKSVIALEPGRVLSPEERRDVLLDHADLVAEFGGTYLAGPDVGTGPADMLVLREVSAFAFCTPESAGGTGSSSGPTAVGVLAALRAALGSPDMTGRRVVISGYGSVGAHLAASLHASGADVVVSDIDPAKRADAESGGLTWVEPEKALTLTADVVIPAAIGGVLSPETVARLDTPLVVGPANNQLTDDAVADDLAARGVLWVPDYVASAGGILYTLSREAEGLDHDAALARVETIERTVEDLLKAAQANATTPLHEAAALAGRRLTSGAAPRTP from the coding sequence ATGACCGCACATGAACAGCTCGTCGCCCGGCGTGGCCGTCGATCCGGCGTCACCACGATGGTCGCGATCCATTCGACCGCCCTCGGCCCGGCCGTCGGCGGCTGTCGCCTGAAGCCCTACGCCGACCTCACCCGGGCCGTCGACGACGTCCTGCGCCTGTCGGCCGCGATGACGGCGAAGTGCGCCGTCGCGGGGCTCGCGTTCGGCGGCGGCAAGAGCGTCATCGCGCTGGAGCCCGGCCGCGTCCTCTCGCCGGAGGAGCGCCGGGACGTCCTGCTCGACCACGCCGACCTGGTCGCCGAGTTCGGTGGCACCTACCTGGCCGGCCCGGACGTGGGCACCGGCCCGGCCGACATGCTGGTGCTGCGCGAGGTCTCGGCGTTCGCGTTCTGCACGCCCGAGTCCGCGGGCGGCACCGGCTCCTCCAGCGGCCCGACCGCCGTCGGTGTGCTGGCCGCCCTGCGAGCCGCGCTCGGCTCGCCGGACATGACCGGCCGCCGGGTGGTGATCAGCGGCTACGGCTCGGTCGGCGCACACCTCGCGGCGAGCCTGCACGCGAGCGGTGCCGACGTCGTCGTCTCCGACATCGACCCGGCGAAGCGCGCCGACGCCGAGAGCGGCGGGTTGACCTGGGTCGAGCCCGAGAAAGCGCTCACCCTGACCGCCGATGTGGTGATCCCGGCGGCGATCGGCGGGGTGCTGAGCCCCGAGACGGTGGCCCGGCTCGACACGCCGCTCGTCGTCGGCCCGGCCAACAACCAGCTCACCGACGACGCCGTCGCCGACGACCTCGCCGCCCGCGGTGTCCTGTGGGTCCCGGACTACGTGGCGAGCGCGGGCGGGATCCTCTACACGCTCTCGCGCGAAGCGGAGGGCCTGGACCACGACGCCGCGCTCGCCCGGGTCGAGACGATCGAACGGACCGTCGAGGACCTCCTGAAGGCCGCGCAGGCCAACGCGACCACCCCGCTGCACGAGGCGGCCGCGCTGGCCGGGCGACGGCTCACTTCTGGTGCGGCGCCACGTACTCCTTAG
- a CDS encoding ABC transporter substrate-binding protein produces MKRTHLAVTLAVVLTLAGCSTKAGDSGSSGSDSSGVKTGKGVTATEVTLGVMTDKSGVFKNLGLGVTQGNELWAKDFNAAGGVCGRQVKLEEVDHGYKADTAKTLYPQIEPKVLGFVQLLGSPVVAALKQNLATDKAVAAPASWSSELLDNPYVMIVGTTYDVEMIDGLAYLQEQGQLKDGDTIAHVYIDGEYGKNGLRGSQFYAKKHNLTVKEVKITSTDSDLTNVVTGLKGAGVKLIALTTTPAQTGSAVAANKALGLNVPVLGNNPTFDPALLKSPAAGALDKLTIVASSVPFSADLPKAKDVAAKYKAAYKETPNGGVPYGYAVGEVWGAVLKKACDNKDLTRDGIAAALKQTTSANTDNLVAALDFSKPGTPATRQVYAATPDATAEGGVRYVKPLFEAPEAKEYVAPHQK; encoded by the coding sequence ATGAAACGCACACACCTGGCGGTGACGCTGGCGGTCGTCCTGACCCTCGCCGGCTGCAGCACGAAAGCGGGCGACTCGGGCTCGTCGGGCTCGGACAGCTCGGGCGTCAAGACCGGCAAGGGGGTGACCGCCACCGAGGTGACGCTCGGCGTGATGACCGACAAGTCCGGCGTCTTCAAGAACCTCGGCCTCGGCGTCACGCAGGGCAACGAGCTGTGGGCCAAGGACTTCAACGCCGCCGGCGGCGTCTGCGGACGGCAGGTGAAGCTCGAAGAGGTCGACCACGGCTACAAGGCCGACACGGCGAAGACGCTGTACCCGCAGATCGAGCCGAAGGTGCTCGGGTTCGTGCAGCTGCTCGGCTCGCCCGTCGTCGCCGCGCTGAAGCAGAACCTGGCGACCGACAAGGCCGTCGCCGCGCCCGCGTCGTGGTCGTCGGAGCTGCTCGACAACCCGTACGTGATGATCGTCGGCACCACCTACGACGTGGAGATGATCGACGGCCTGGCGTACCTGCAGGAGCAGGGGCAGCTCAAGGACGGCGACACGATCGCGCACGTCTACATCGACGGCGAGTACGGCAAGAACGGCCTGCGCGGTTCGCAGTTCTACGCGAAGAAGCACAACCTGACGGTCAAGGAGGTGAAGATCACCTCGACCGACAGCGACCTCACCAACGTCGTCACCGGCCTCAAGGGCGCCGGGGTGAAGCTGATCGCGCTGACCACCACGCCCGCGCAGACCGGGTCCGCCGTCGCTGCGAACAAGGCGCTCGGGCTGAACGTGCCGGTGCTGGGCAACAACCCGACGTTCGACCCGGCGCTGCTCAAGAGCCCGGCCGCCGGGGCGCTCGACAAGCTCACGATCGTCGCCAGCAGCGTGCCGTTCTCGGCCGACCTGCCGAAGGCCAAGGACGTCGCGGCGAAGTACAAGGCGGCGTACAAGGAGACGCCGAACGGTGGTGTTCCCTACGGTTACGCCGTCGGCGAGGTGTGGGGCGCGGTGCTGAAGAAGGCCTGCGACAACAAGGACCTGACCCGCGACGGCATCGCCGCGGCGCTCAAGCAGACGACGTCGGCGAACACCGACAACCTGGTCGCGGCGCTCGACTTCTCCAAGCCGGGGACGCCGGCGACGCGCCAGGTGTACGCGGCGACCCCGGACGCCACCGCCGAGGGCGGCGTCCGGTACGTCAAGCCGCTGTTCGAAGCGCCCGAGGCTAAGGAGTACGTGGCGCCGCACCAGAAGTGA
- a CDS encoding branched-chain amino acid ABC transporter permease produces the protein MAKLVRGAAWLVLLVVLLALPLYLDAAWLKAGQYMMIGGVGAIGLTLVVGQAGQLSLAHAFFLLAGGTAYTVLSGPTGDDRVVGFGLDPGLSLLGAVVVSALLGLAFAPVAGRLRGIYLGVASLALVFLGLYFGQSAEELTGGTSTGRAPAPFSLFGFPFTNDGPQITLLGVPIQQAERTWYLFLLLTVLAFVIARGAVRGRVGRSWRAVRDNEAAAAVMGVSVLRAKAGAFAVSSAYGGLAGAMTVLWFDILKPDESEFGTYGINVSIAYLAMVIIGGLGSVPGALVGALIVNGLPQVLALYSADLGWFSGTGDGALTPILVSSFVYGAAIILVVLFEPGGLAAIGRRITQKRLRRQPGQPAEEP, from the coding sequence CTGGCGAAGCTGGTGCGCGGGGCCGCGTGGCTCGTGCTGCTGGTCGTCCTGCTCGCCCTGCCGCTCTACCTCGACGCGGCCTGGCTCAAGGCCGGGCAGTACATGATGATCGGCGGGGTCGGCGCGATCGGGCTGACGCTTGTGGTCGGGCAGGCCGGGCAGCTTTCGCTGGCGCACGCGTTCTTCCTGCTCGCCGGCGGCACGGCCTACACCGTGCTCTCCGGGCCCACCGGCGACGACCGCGTCGTCGGCTTCGGCCTGGACCCCGGCCTGTCGCTGCTCGGCGCGGTGGTCGTCTCGGCACTGCTGGGCCTGGCCTTCGCACCGGTGGCCGGGCGGCTGCGCGGGATCTACCTCGGCGTCGCCTCGCTGGCGCTGGTGTTCCTCGGCCTCTACTTCGGGCAGTCGGCCGAGGAGCTCACCGGCGGGACGTCGACCGGGCGCGCCCCCGCGCCGTTCTCGCTGTTCGGCTTCCCCTTCACCAACGACGGCCCGCAGATCACGCTGCTCGGCGTGCCGATCCAGCAGGCCGAGCGCACGTGGTACCTGTTCCTGCTGCTCACCGTGCTGGCGTTCGTGATCGCGCGCGGCGCCGTCCGCGGCCGGGTCGGCCGGTCGTGGCGCGCGGTGCGCGACAACGAGGCCGCGGCCGCGGTGATGGGGGTCAGCGTGCTGCGCGCCAAGGCGGGCGCGTTCGCCGTATCGTCGGCCTACGGCGGCCTCGCCGGCGCGATGACCGTGCTGTGGTTCGACATCCTCAAGCCGGACGAGAGCGAGTTCGGCACCTACGGCATCAACGTGTCCATCGCCTACCTCGCGATGGTCATCATCGGCGGGCTCGGCTCGGTCCCCGGCGCGCTGGTCGGCGCGCTGATCGTCAACGGCCTGCCGCAGGTCCTCGCCCTGTACTCCGCCGACCTCGGCTGGTTCTCCGGCACCGGCGACGGCGCGCTGACCCCGATCCTGGTCAGCTCGTTCGTCTACGGCGCCGCGATCATCCTCGTCGTGCTGTTCGAGCCGGGCGGCCTCGCCGCGATCGGCCGCCGGATCACGCAGAAACGTCTTCGCCGTCAACCCGGTCAACCCGCGGAGGAACCATGA
- a CDS encoding branched-chain amino acid ABC transporter permease, which produces MNTFLQLTVNGLGKGAVFALLALGFVIIFKATEVVNFAHGSLVLFGGYLVVVTRDALGWVGASLAGIVSAGLLGLVVERLLLSRSRHADANSLALLTIGVDVIVTEEIVRRLGVTLPFLGGAWDAKPFQLGGITLFRTHLVALGVAAVLITAFWLAFKYSNWGVAMRAQAENREAAALMGIRSSRVTATAWLVAGLLAGVAVLFIATQDFSGAGLSRGTHSIALAAFPAAILGGLDSTAGAVVGGLVVGLVEALSAQYVSFDFSKSAVFLVMLVVLVVRPSGLFGTRERTRV; this is translated from the coding sequence GTGAACACATTCCTGCAGCTCACGGTGAACGGGCTCGGCAAGGGCGCGGTGTTCGCGCTGCTGGCGCTGGGGTTCGTGATCATCTTCAAGGCCACCGAAGTGGTCAACTTCGCGCACGGCTCGCTCGTGCTCTTCGGCGGCTACCTCGTCGTGGTGACACGGGACGCGCTGGGCTGGGTGGGCGCGTCCCTGGCCGGCATCGTTTCGGCGGGGCTGCTCGGCCTGGTCGTGGAACGGCTGCTGCTGTCCCGCTCCCGGCACGCCGACGCGAACAGCCTGGCCCTGCTCACCATCGGCGTCGACGTGATCGTCACCGAGGAGATCGTGCGCCGCCTCGGGGTCACGCTCCCCTTCCTCGGCGGCGCCTGGGACGCGAAGCCGTTCCAGCTCGGCGGGATCACGCTGTTCCGCACGCACCTGGTCGCCCTCGGCGTGGCCGCGGTGCTCATCACGGCGTTCTGGCTGGCTTTCAAGTACTCGAACTGGGGCGTGGCGATGCGGGCGCAGGCGGAGAACCGCGAAGCCGCCGCGCTGATGGGCATCCGCAGCTCCCGCGTCACCGCGACGGCCTGGCTGGTCGCCGGCCTGCTGGCCGGGGTGGCCGTGCTGTTCATCGCGACGCAGGACTTCTCCGGCGCCGGGCTTTCGCGCGGGACGCACTCGATCGCGCTGGCGGCCTTTCCCGCGGCGATCCTCGGCGGCCTCGACTCGACGGCGGGCGCGGTGGTCGGCGGCCTCGTCGTCGGGCTCGTGGAAGCGCTGTCCGCGCAGTACGTCTCGTTCGACTTCTCGAAGAGCGCGGTGTTCCTCGTGATGCTGGTGGTCCTGGTGGTGCGGCCCTCGGGGCTGTTCGGCACGAGGGAGCGAACCCGTGTCTGA